The region GCCCGCTGCCGCCCGGCCGCCTGCGAGGCCCGTACCGTCGTCAGCGCGCTCAGCCCGCGCGCGTGGTCCACCCGCGGCTCCCGCGCCAGCCCGGAGTCGACGACCACCCGCACCCCCGGAACCGTCAGCGACGACTCCGCCACGGAGGTCGCCAGGACCACCCGGCGCCGGTCCCCGCTTCCCGGTGACAGCACCGCGTCCTGCACGGCGGCGGGCGCCCGCCCGTGCACCTGCAGCACGTCGACCCGGCCGCCCAGATCCCCCAGCCCACCCATCACCCGCACGATCTCCCCGACCCCGGGGAGGAAGCAGAGGACGTCCCCCTCGCACTCCGCCAGTGCCCGCCGCACCACCGACGCGACATGTGTCAGCAGTGCCGGGTCGACACGCATGCCGTGCGGCGGCCGTACCGGACGTACCGGAGGCGCCCACTCCACGTCCACCGGGTACGAGACGCCCTCCGCCGCGACGACGGGGGCGTCGCCGAGCAGCCGCGCCCACCCCGCCGCGTCCGTGGTCGCCGAGGCGGCCACGAGCCGCAGCTCGGGACGGAGCGCGGCCCGTACGTCCAGGAGGAACGCGGCGACCGTGTCGGCGTCCAGATGACGTTCGTGGCACTCGTCGAGCACCACCACGTCGACGCCCGCGAGCTCCTGGTCCCGCTGGAGCCGTTGGAGGAGGACACCCGTCGTGACGACCTCCACACGCGCGCGTGCCCCCACGACCCGCTCCCCGCGCACGGTGAACCCGACGCTTTCGCCGACCTTCTCGCCGAGCAGCCACGCCATCCGCCGTGCGGCGGCCCGGGCGGCGATCCGCCGCGGCTCGGCGACCACGACCCGGCGCGCCGGCCGCCCGTCACCCGGGTGGCCGAGGAGCCCGGCGAGCGCCAGCGGCACGAGGGTCGTCTTGCCGGTCCCGGGCGGTGCCACGAGCACGGCGCTGCCGCCACCCTCCAGGGCGTCGTCCAGGGCGGGCAGGGCGCCGCGTACGGGCAGCGCGTCCAGGGCGTCGTAACGGATCACCCGTTCAGTCTCGTACGCACACGAAGATCGCCGTACCGGGGATCAGGTTCCCGCGCAGCGGGGACCAGCCGCCCCACTCCTGGGTGTTCCAGGCGGGCCACTGCGGCTCGACCAGGTCGATCAGCCGGAAGCCCCCGGCCACCACGTCGCGCACCCGGTCGCCGACCGTCCTGTGGTGCTCGACGTACACCGCGCGGCCCTCCTCGTCCTGCTCGACGTAGGGAGTGCGGTCGAAGTAGGAGGACGAGACGGACAGACCCTCGGGACCGGGCTCGTCCGGGAAGGCCCAGCGGATCGGGTGTGTCACGGAGAAGACGAAGCGGCCGCCGGGGCGCAGCACCCGGTGGACCTCCTTCAGGACACGCACCGGGTCGGCGACGAACGGCAACGCGCCGTACGCCGAGCACGCGAGGTCGAAGGAGCCGTCCGCGAAGGGCAGCGCGCCCGCGTCGGCCTCCACGAGGGGCACCCGGCCGCCTATGCGCAGCGCGTGCTGAAGCTGGCGGTGGGAGAGGTCCAGGGCGACCGGACGGGCCCCCTGGGCGGCCAGCCAGCGCGAGCACTGGGCCGCGCCGGCGCCGATCTCCAGGATGTCCTTGCCCTTGAGGTCCTCCGGCGGGCCGAGCAGCTCGGCCTCCACCTCGTCGAGGCCCTCGGGGCCCCATACGAAACGGTCGTCCCCGAGGAACGTGCCGTGTTCCACCTGGTAGTCGTCCGCGTTCCGGTCCCACCAGCCGCGGTTGGCGCGGGAGCTCTCCGTGACGCCCGCGTCGCGCCGGGTCGCCTCCGGCTCGGCGGGTTCGGGCTCCCGGACCTCGGAGTGTTCCGGTTCTTGGATGTGGGGCTCTTGGATGATCGGCTCCCTCGTATTAGTCTGCGGGCTCGTCCAACCGGTCTCGGGCGTGTCACGGCAGGGGCTGTCTACGGCCTGCGTGGCCTCGTGAGACTGGTTTTGTGCCGGGTATGCGGCGATCCGCCCCGGGTGTGCGCCTTCGCGCATTGACCCTGCCCGGCTGCCCCCGTATGCTACAAGTTGCGCTGCGGGCCTGCGCTCCTCAGACGTAGCAGGCTGCGCTCGCATCTGTATGTATGTCCCCTCGGTTTTCGAGGCGCCACCGGGCGACCGGGTTGGCGTTTCCTTGGCTGTCCGGCTTCTACAGGGCGAAACGGGCTCCCGGCGTAAGCAGTACCTACGACTCACTGTCCGTACCGGAGCCCTTTCCCACATGACGAGCAGCACCGAGACCACCGCCACCACTCCGCAGGTTGCGGTCAACGACATCGGTAACGAGGAAGCCTTCCTCGCCGCGATCGACGAGACGATCAAGTACTTCAACGACGGCGACATCGTCGACGGCGTCATCGTGAAGGTCGACCGGGACGAGGTCCTGCTCGACATCGGTTACAAGACCGAAGGTGTCATCCCGAGCCGCGAGCTCTCGATCAAGCACGACGTCGACCCGAACGAGGTCGTCGCCGTCGGTGACGAGATCGAAGCCCTTGTTCTCCAGAAGGAGGACAAGGAAGGCCGCCTGATCCTCTCGAAGAAGCGCGCCCAGTACGAGCGCGCCTGGGGCACCATCGAGAAGATCAAGGAAGAGGACGGCATCGTCACCGGTACCGTCATCGAGGTCGTCAAGGGTGGTCTCATCCTCGACATCGGCCTCCGTGGCTTCCTGCCGGCTTCTCTCGTCGAGATGCGCCGTGTCCGCGACCTCCAGCCCTACGTGGGCAAGGAGCTCGAGGCCAAGATCATCGAGCTGGACAAGAACCGCAACAACGTGGTCCTGTCCCGCCGTGCCTGGCTGGAGCAGACCCAGTCCGAGGTTCGCCAGACGTTCCTCACCACCCTGCAGAAGGGTCAGGTCCGCTCCGGCGTCGTCTCCTCGATCGTCAACTTCGGTGCCTTCGTGGACCTGGGTGGCGTCGACGGTCTCGTGCACGTCTCCGAGCTCTCCTGGAAGCACATCGACCACCCCTCCGAGGTTGTCGAGGTCGGCCAGGAAGTCACCGTCGAGGTCCTCGACGTCGACATGGACCGCGAGCGCGTCTCCCTGTCGCTCAAGGCGACGCAGGAAGACCCGTGGCAGCAGTTCGCCCGTACGCACCAGATCGGTCAGGTCGTCCCGGGTAAGGTCACGAAGCTCGTTCCGTTCGGTGCGTTCGTCCGTGTGGACGAGGGCATCGAGGGCCTGGTCCACATCTCCGAGCTGGCCGAGCGCCACGTGGAGATCCCGGAGCAGGTCGTCCAGGTCAACGACGAGATCTTCGTCAAGGTCATCGACATCGACCTCGAGCGCCGCCGCATCAGCCTCTCGCTGAAGCAGGCCAACGAGTCCTTCGGTGCCGACCCGGCCTCGGTCGAGTTCGACCCGACCCTGTACGGCATGGCCGCGTCCTACGACGACCAGGGCAACTACATCTACCCCGAGGGCTTCGACCCCGAGACCAACGACTGGCTCGAGGGCTACGAGACCCAGCGCGAGGCGTGGGAGCACCAGTACGCCGAGGCGCAGTCGCGCTTCGAGCAGCACCAGGCTCAGGTCATCAAGTCCCGCGAGGCCGACGCCCAGGCCGAGGCCGAGGGTGCCACCTCCACGGGTGCGGCTCCGGCCGCCTCCGGTGGCGGTTCGTACTCCTCGGAGTCGGACGACACCTCCGGCGCCCTGGCGTCGGACGAGGCCCTGGCTGCCCTCCGCGAGAAGCTCGCCGGCGGCCAGAGCTGAAAGCTCACCGCTAGCCAGTAGCACGTGACTGCGGGCCCGCACCCTTCGGGGTGTGGGCCCGCAGTGCGTTTGCTCCCCACTCGTCCCCCGGCCGTCCAGCGGGCCGCACATGTGCGGTTGCAGAAACGTGCGGGATACACGAGTAACTGACGGGCCGTAACTCTTCGTTGGGAGGCTTCCCCGGTCGTTCAAGATCGAAAGGGGAGCCCCCGTCATGGCACAACCTCAGAGCGGTCCTGGCACGAGCCGGCGTTCCTTCCTGCGCAACGTGGGTCTCACGGGTGGCGCGGGCACCATGCTCGCCACCATGGGTGCCCTCGGCCTCGCGCCCACGGCCGAGGCCGCCCAGCGCGAACAGCCCTTCCGCGCCCCGCAGCCGGGCGACTTCACCCTCACCGGCCGCGGCGCCGCCAAGGTGGTCGTCGTCGGCGGCGGCATCGCAGGCCTGGCCTCCGCGTACGAACTCGGCAAAGCGGGCTACGACTGTACGGTCCTGGAGGCCAGAGGCCGCACCGGCGGCCGCAACTTCACGGTCCGCGGCGGCGACACCACCACCGACCTCCTCGGCAACACGCAGACGGCCCGCTTCAGCGACGGCCAGTACATGAACTGCGGCCCCGCCCGCATCCCCCAGTGGATGGTCACCCTCGACTACTGCCGCGAACTCGGTGTCCCCATCGAGGTGTTCACCAACGTCAACGCGGACGCGTACCTCTTCAACGAGTCCACCGGGATGAAGAAGCCCGTGCGGTACCGCACCGCGAAGGCCGATGTGTACGGCTATGTCTCCGAGTTGCTCGCCAAGGCCACCGACAAGGGAGCCCTGGACAAGGAGATGACCGCCACCGACCAGGAGAAGCTCGTCGAGTTCCTCAAGGACTGGGGGGAGCTGGGCGACAAGCTGACGTACGAGGGCGGCGAGCGCCGCGGATACACGACCGTCCCGGCCGCAGCGGGCACCCCCGGAGCGCTCCTCGGTGACGTTCCGTCTGCCTCCGACGTCCTCGCGTCCGGTGTCGGCCGCTACTTCTCCTTCGAGTTCGGCTTCGACCAGGCGATGTTGATGTTCCAGCCGGTGGGCGGCATGGATCAGATACCGCGCGCGCTCACCAAGGCGATAGGCGCCCACCGCATCCGTACAGGGGCCGTGGTCTCCAAAATCACCGACAAGGGGAACGGCGTTTCGGTCACCTACACCCAGTCAGGCCGTACGAAGGTGATCGACGCCGACTACTGCGTCGGCGCCCTCCCGCCCAACATCCTCGCCAAGATCCCGCACAACCTCGGCTCCGGGGTGCAGAGCGCCCTGGAGGCGATCACTCCCTCGTCGGCGGCGAAGATCGGTCTCGAATACCGTTCCCGCTGGTGGGAGCTCGATCACCACATCTACGGCGGTATCACCGAGACCGACCAGGACGTCACGCACATCTGGCACCCCTCGTACGGCTTCCACGGCGCGCGCGGCGTGATGATCGGCTACTACAACTACGACGGCGACGCCGACTCGTACGCCGCACTCACCCCCAAGGAGCGCGAGAAGCGCGCCGTGGCCGCCGGCGTGAAGATCTACGGCGAGAAGTACCGCACCGAACTCGCGTCCTCCTTCTCGCACCACTGGCGCCAGACACCGCATCTGGAGGCCGCCTGGCACAACACCCCAGGCGGTCCCGACGACGTCCGCTACAAACCGCTGAACGAGCCCACGGGGCGCGTCTACTTCGCGGGCGACTGGCTCAGCTACACCGACGCCTGGCAGCACGGCGCGTTCACCTCCGCCCGCAAGGCGGTCACCGCGCTGCACACACGCGTGCTGTCGGCGTAGGTATGTGGGGCGACGAACCCGGCGAGTGAGCCGAAGGGGCGCGCTTGCGCGCCCCGGAGGCGAACCGAGTCCTGAAAAGAGCGGTCCGGGGAATGCTCGCGATCCTCGCCACGTTGTGAAGTACGAACACGAGGAGGAGCGGTCACAGTGCTTGATCCGCAGGGTTTGTACGCATGGGAGCCGAAGGGCCTGGCCGTGGTGGACATGGCACTCGCCCAGGAGTCGGCCGGTCTGGTCATGCTCTACCACTTCGACGGATACATCGACGCGGGCGAAACGGGCGACCAGATCGTCGACCGTGTCCTCGACTCGCTGCCCCACCAGGTCGTGGCCCGTTTCGACCACGACCGGCTCGTGGACTACCGGGCGCGCCGCCCGCTGCTGACGTTCAAGCGCGACCGCTGGACCGACTACGAGGAGCCCACGCTCGAGGTGCGGCTCGTCCAGGACGCCACGGGCGCGCCCTTCCTGCTGCTGTCGGGGCCCGAGCCGGACGTCGAGTGGGAGCGCTTCGCCGCCGCCGTCCAGCAGATCGTGGAGCGGCTCAGCGTCCGGCTGTCCGTGAACTTCCACGGCATCCCCATGGGCGTCCCGCACACCCGCCCCGTGGGCCTCACCCCGCACGGCAACCGCACCGACCTGGTGCCGGGCCACCGCAGCCCCTTCGACGAGGCGCAGGTCCCCGGCAGCGCCGAGTCCCTCGTCGAGTACCGCCTCATGGAGGCCGGACACGACGTCCTGGGCGTCGCAGCGCACGTCCCGCACTACATCGCCCGCTCCCCGTACCCGGACGCGGCGCTGACCGTCCTGGAGGGCATCACGGGTGCCACGGGTCTGGTGCTCCCCGCCATCGCGCACTCCCTGCGCACCGAGGCGCACCGCACCCAGACGGAGATCGACCGGCAGATCCAGGAGGGCGACGAGGAGCTCGTGGCCCTGGTCCAGGGTCTGGAGCACCAGTACGACGCCGCCGCGGGCGCCGAGACGCGGGGCAACATGCTCGCGGAGCCGGTGGACATCCCGTCGGCGGACGAGATCGGGTTGGAGTTCGAGCGCTTCCTGGCGGAGCGCGAGGGTGACGCGTAGGGGCGGGGGCGACGCGTAGGGCGGGGGCCGACGCGTAGGCCGGGGACGCACGTAGGCCTCTTCGTGCTTGCGCACAGGCCCTTTTGGGGGTCGTGGGGGGCTCGTCACCGGCAGGCCCTAAGCTCTCGGTCATGCTGAAGGTTGGCCTGACCGGCGGTATCGGCGCCGGCAAGAGCGAGGTGTCGAGGCTGCTCGTGCGGCTCGGCGCGGTGCTGATCGACGCGGACCTGATCGCGCGGGAGGTCGTCGCGCCCGGAACTCCCGGCCTCGCGGCCGTCGTCGACGCGTTCGGGCCGGACGTGCTCGCACCCGACGGTGGTCTGGACCGTCCCAAGCTGGGCTCGATCGTCTTCACCGACCCCGAGAAACTCGCCGTCCTGAACTCGATCGTGCACCCCCTGGTGGGCGCCCGCTCCCGCGAGCTGGAGAGCGCGGCGGCCGAGGACGCCGTCGTGATCCACGACGTCCCGCTGCTCGCCGAGAACGCCCTCGGACCGCTGTACGACCTCGTGGTCGTCGTCGACGCCAGCCCCGAGACCCAGCTCGACCGTCTCGTGCGGCTGCGCGGCATGGCCGAGGAGGACGCCCGCGCCCGCATGGCCGCCCAGGCCACCCGAGAGAAGCGGCTGGGGATCGCGGACGTCGTCATCGACAACGACGTCCCCCTGGAAGAGCTCGAGGGGCGCGTACGGGAGGTTTGGGCCGATCTGGTCCGCCGGGCGTACGCCCGCAAGGAATAGCCGCCCTCGACGGGGGCGTTGAACCCGTTCAGCGAGGGAAGGACTCTGCCGTGCCCGAGACCAGCGGATCGACCGGACGTACTCCGGAGACGCATGTCATCGACTTCCGTGCCGCCGAGCAACTGCTCGCCGCGCGGGACCCGCGGGGCGCGGTGAAGCTGCTCGACCCAGTGATCGCCGCGCACCCGGAGAACACCGCCGCCCGACTGCTGCGCGCGCGTGCCTTCTTCGCCGCCGCGCAACTGCGGCCCGCCGAGCTGGAGTTCACCATCGTCCTGGAGCGCGAGCCGGACAACGCGTTCGCGCATTTCGCGCTCGCCCGCACCTATGAGCGCCAGCTCCGTCCCGACCAGGCGAAGCGGCACTTCAGGCTGGCGGCGGCGCTCGACCCGAAGCCCCAGTACCTGGAAGCGGCGCGCTTCGACTCGTGACTCGTGAGTCGCGAGTCGCGAGTCGCGAGTCGCGAGTCGCGAGTCGCGAGTCGCGAGTCGCGAGTCGTGAGTCGTGAGTCCTGAGTCGCGAGTCGTGACTCGTCGTGGCCGTCGCCGATCCGCTACGGGTGACGGTGTTCCGGAGGCCGGTACGGCGGGACGTCGCGGCCCGGCTGGTAGTGCGGTCCCTGATGGATGTGGCGCAGGATCACGGTCATGTCGACGGTGACGATCAGCCACAGCACTCCGCACGCGGCCGCCCAGCCGGGGCGTCCGACCAGCGCGAACGCGGCCGTACCGAAGATCGTCCAGACCAGTCCCCAGACACTCAGCCAGAAGCGCATGCGCAGGGCGCTGCGCGCCGTCGTCGGTTCACTGCCTGTACGCATACGGATCACTACTCCATGACGCTGATCCGTGACCATCGCTCCTACTGGAAACGTACTCTTCGTCGTGCACGTTGACCAAGGGGCCGCCGAGAGAGGGCGGCGGCCGGACCGACGGGAGGCGCGGGTGCTGCTGGAGGCGCTGCGGGCGGACGCGAGGCTCGCCGAGTGGCTGAGGGACCTGGAGAGCGAGGGCGCTCCCCGGCTGGAGGCGGTGCTCCCGGACGCGGACGAGCTGCCGGACCTCCTGCTCGACCTGACCGTCGCCCACGAGCACATCAACGAACTCGTCGCGCTGCGCGGCCGGCTGGTGGCCGACCCGGAGGCGATGACGCTCCTCGCCCGGTGCGTCGGCCGCTTCGTCCGGGACATGGGGGAGATCGGCAAGGGGTGGGAGCCGCCCGCGTTCCCCGAGTCGGCGGGGTCGCTCGGGCGCTGTTTCCACCTGTACGTCTTCGTCGCGGCGCTCCCGTACGTCCGGGCCTACCACCGCGGGCGCGGCATCCCCGACGACGTGTCCCGGCGCACCCTGGCCGACCTCGGCCGGCATGTGTCCGTGCACCACAGACGGCTCGGGACGCCGGGGCTGCTGTTCCCCTGGTGGATCGCCCTGCACTTCCACGGTGAGCTGTTCCAGCTGGGCCGGCTGCAGTTCCAGCGGTCGCGGCTCGGCCGGCGCACGGGGCGGGCCGTCGCGGCGGCGGGCCTCGACGCCGGCCCCGGCGACGCGTGTCTGAGCCTGCACATACCCGACTTCCACGGGCCGCTGTCCCCCGCCGCCTGCGAGCGGTCGCTTGCGCTGGCACGGGAGTTTTTCGCCAGGCACTATCCCGACGAGCGCCTTGAAGTCGCCGTGTGCCACTCCTGGCTGCTCGATCCACAGCTCGGGCGGTACCTCCCGGCGGACTCGAACATCATCCGCTTCCAGGAACGCTTCCGGATCGCGTACCAGGAGACGACTCCGGACGACGGGGTGCCGGTCGGTTTCGTCTTCGGCGATCCGGAGCTGCCCACGCGCGCGCTGCCC is a window of Streptomyces mirabilis DNA encoding:
- the coaE gene encoding dephospho-CoA kinase — protein: MLKVGLTGGIGAGKSEVSRLLVRLGAVLIDADLIAREVVAPGTPGLAAVVDAFGPDVLAPDGGLDRPKLGSIVFTDPEKLAVLNSIVHPLVGARSRELESAAAEDAVVIHDVPLLAENALGPLYDLVVVVDASPETQLDRLVRLRGMAEEDARARMAAQATREKRLGIADVVIDNDVPLEELEGRVREVWADLVRRAYARKE
- the rpsA gene encoding 30S ribosomal protein S1 is translated as MTSSTETTATTPQVAVNDIGNEEAFLAAIDETIKYFNDGDIVDGVIVKVDRDEVLLDIGYKTEGVIPSRELSIKHDVDPNEVVAVGDEIEALVLQKEDKEGRLILSKKRAQYERAWGTIEKIKEEDGIVTGTVIEVVKGGLILDIGLRGFLPASLVEMRRVRDLQPYVGKELEAKIIELDKNRNNVVLSRRAWLEQTQSEVRQTFLTTLQKGQVRSGVVSSIVNFGAFVDLGGVDGLVHVSELSWKHIDHPSEVVEVGQEVTVEVLDVDMDRERVSLSLKATQEDPWQQFARTHQIGQVVPGKVTKLVPFGAFVRVDEGIEGLVHISELAERHVEIPEQVVQVNDEIFVKVIDIDLERRRISLSLKQANESFGADPASVEFDPTLYGMAASYDDQGNYIYPEGFDPETNDWLEGYETQREAWEHQYAEAQSRFEQHQAQVIKSREADAQAEAEGATSTGAAPAASGGGSYSSESDDTSGALASDEALAALREKLAGGQS
- a CDS encoding acyltransferase domain-containing protein; protein product: MHVDQGAAERGRRPDRREARVLLEALRADARLAEWLRDLESEGAPRLEAVLPDADELPDLLLDLTVAHEHINELVALRGRLVADPEAMTLLARCVGRFVRDMGEIGKGWEPPAFPESAGSLGRCFHLYVFVAALPYVRAYHRGRGIPDDVSRRTLADLGRHVSVHHRRLGTPGLLFPWWIALHFHGELFQLGRLQFQRSRLGRRTGRAVAAAGLDAGPGDACLSLHIPDFHGPLSPAACERSLALAREFFARHYPDERLEVAVCHSWLLDPQLGRYLPADSNIIRFQERFRIAYQETTPDDGVPVGFVFGDPELPTRALPRRSTVERAVGDHLRGGGHWYVGHGWFAL
- a CDS encoding PAC2 family protein, producing the protein MLDPQGLYAWEPKGLAVVDMALAQESAGLVMLYHFDGYIDAGETGDQIVDRVLDSLPHQVVARFDHDRLVDYRARRPLLTFKRDRWTDYEEPTLEVRLVQDATGAPFLLLSGPEPDVEWERFAAAVQQIVERLSVRLSVNFHGIPMGVPHTRPVGLTPHGNRTDLVPGHRSPFDEAQVPGSAESLVEYRLMEAGHDVLGVAAHVPHYIARSPYPDAALTVLEGITGATGLVLPAIAHSLRTEAHRTQTEIDRQIQEGDEELVALVQGLEHQYDAAAGAETRGNMLAEPVDIPSADEIGLEFERFLAEREGDA
- a CDS encoding class I SAM-dependent methyltransferase, giving the protein MREGAHPGRIAAYPAQNQSHEATQAVDSPCRDTPETGWTSPQTNTREPIIQEPHIQEPEHSEVREPEPAEPEATRRDAGVTESSRANRGWWDRNADDYQVEHGTFLGDDRFVWGPEGLDEVEAELLGPPEDLKGKDILEIGAGAAQCSRWLAAQGARPVALDLSHRQLQHALRIGGRVPLVEADAGALPFADGSFDLACSAYGALPFVADPVRVLKEVHRVLRPGGRFVFSVTHPIRWAFPDEPGPEGLSVSSSYFDRTPYVEQDEEGRAVYVEHHRTVGDRVRDVVAGGFRLIDLVEPQWPAWNTQEWGGWSPLRGNLIPGTAIFVCVRD
- a CDS encoding flavin monoamine oxidase family protein, which produces MLATMGALGLAPTAEAAQREQPFRAPQPGDFTLTGRGAAKVVVVGGGIAGLASAYELGKAGYDCTVLEARGRTGGRNFTVRGGDTTTDLLGNTQTARFSDGQYMNCGPARIPQWMVTLDYCRELGVPIEVFTNVNADAYLFNESTGMKKPVRYRTAKADVYGYVSELLAKATDKGALDKEMTATDQEKLVEFLKDWGELGDKLTYEGGERRGYTTVPAAAGTPGALLGDVPSASDVLASGVGRYFSFEFGFDQAMLMFQPVGGMDQIPRALTKAIGAHRIRTGAVVSKITDKGNGVSVTYTQSGRTKVIDADYCVGALPPNILAKIPHNLGSGVQSALEAITPSSAAKIGLEYRSRWWELDHHIYGGITETDQDVTHIWHPSYGFHGARGVMIGYYNYDGDADSYAALTPKEREKRAVAAGVKIYGEKYRTELASSFSHHWRQTPHLEAAWHNTPGGPDDVRYKPLNEPTGRVYFAGDWLSYTDAWQHGAFTSARKAVTALHTRVLSA
- a CDS encoding DUF6343 family protein, yielding MRTGSEPTTARSALRMRFWLSVWGLVWTIFGTAAFALVGRPGWAAACGVLWLIVTVDMTVILRHIHQGPHYQPGRDVPPYRPPEHRHP
- a CDS encoding tetratricopeptide repeat protein, which codes for MPETSGSTGRTPETHVIDFRAAEQLLAARDPRGAVKLLDPVIAAHPENTAARLLRARAFFAAAQLRPAELEFTIVLEREPDNAFAHFALARTYERQLRPDQAKRHFRLAAALDPKPQYLEAARFDS